Proteins found in one Mesorhizobium sp. CAU 1732 genomic segment:
- a CDS encoding polysaccharide deacetylase family protein: MIDAREIARKSILGAAHYSGISSIAAPFLAGAGAILMLHRVTETPRSPLGLNSHLAISPHFLDGLLSDLKRSGASVVSLDELLDELGSGRGRRLVAITADDAYLDNLREALPVLETHNAPFTVYVAPGLTSGKVLPWWEVVEELAAQRDRLEFSVSGERQTLDCSTPRLKRDAARRLMEHIAGEIPEAEQQQFLRDLGAEDLGGTPRRFMDWDEIRRLSAHPLATIGAHTVHHYNLMRLPEEMAMLEMIRSAAIIADETGTRPRHFAFPYGYEAAVGEREVRLARQAGFASAVTTRHGVLQAGHAEQPHALPRISVNGRFQRVGYVRTLLSGITTPLSNGGKRFVTI, encoded by the coding sequence ATGATCGACGCACGTGAAATTGCCCGCAAATCCATTCTAGGGGCCGCGCACTACTCGGGAATCTCCTCGATCGCGGCGCCGTTTCTCGCCGGCGCGGGCGCGATTCTGATGCTGCACCGCGTCACTGAAACGCCTCGATCGCCGCTCGGCCTGAACAGCCATCTGGCGATCTCTCCTCATTTTCTCGATGGCCTCCTGTCGGATTTGAAGCGGTCGGGCGCGTCGGTCGTTTCGCTCGACGAGCTTCTGGACGAATTGGGCAGCGGACGGGGCCGTCGTCTCGTCGCGATCACCGCCGACGACGCCTATCTCGACAATCTGCGCGAGGCACTGCCGGTTCTTGAAACGCACAATGCACCCTTCACGGTCTATGTCGCGCCGGGCCTCACCAGCGGAAAGGTCCTGCCATGGTGGGAGGTCGTGGAAGAACTGGCGGCCCAGCGCGATCGGCTTGAGTTCTCTGTCTCCGGCGAAAGACAGACGCTCGACTGCTCGACGCCGCGTCTGAAGCGTGACGCGGCGCGCCGGCTGATGGAACACATTGCAGGTGAAATCCCCGAGGCCGAGCAGCAGCAATTCCTGCGTGATCTCGGAGCCGAGGATCTTGGAGGCACGCCGCGCCGCTTCATGGATTGGGATGAGATCCGCCGGCTGTCGGCGCATCCGCTCGCCACGATTGGGGCACACACCGTTCATCACTACAATCTGATGCGGTTGCCGGAAGAAATGGCGATGCTGGAGATGATCCGCTCGGCGGCCATCATCGCAGACGAGACCGGAACGCGTCCGCGCCACTTTGCCTTTCCATATGGATACGAGGCTGCCGTCGGTGAGCGTGAGGTCCGGCTGGCCCGCCAGGCGGGCTTTGCCTCGGCAGTCACGACGCGCCACGGCGTGCTCCAGGCCGGCCACGCCGAACAACCGCATGCCCTGCCGCGCATTTCCGTCAACGGCC